In a single window of the Streptomyces sp. CGMCC 4.7035 genome:
- a CDS encoding MOSC and FAD-binding oxidoreductase domain-containing protein, translating to MATLLSVNVGMPKDVSWQGRTVHTGAWKAPVQGPRMVRRLNVDGDGQGDLAGHGGEIRAVLVYQLQSYRYWQKQLGRDDLTFGIFGDNFTIDGLPDDEVCIGDRYCIGGAEFEVTQPRVTCYRVGMRLGEPTMASLLVAHHRPGFYLRVITEGRVQAGDEITLSRKGPEELSVAEIDALLYLPGRDPAKLRRALNIPALSPGWQQSFRELAAAQQPKQEPGWPSERATTQQPREEPGWPGFKTMRVARIVSETPTVSSIYLDTTDGAPLPVARPGQYLSIRLAVGDAAPAVRSYSLSSVPTAGTYRISVKHEPHGKVSSYIHATLHPGDLVDIASPRGTFVLEESTRAIVLISAGIGATPVLAMLHRLAATRDPRPVWWIHTTHDRAHHAFADETHTLLAQLPNAHEHIYYTSETPPPDQLHITQGRPTARSLAATDIPTDADAYLCGPPAFMDDLVGFLRNHGLSPERIHTEQFSALPAINPGITPTAAIRPHQPPGPTGTGPLITFARSGVTTPWSPVHASFLDLAEACDIPTRWSCRTGVCHTCITHLVAGDITYTTSPLELPEPGTILVCCSKPTTEVVLDL from the coding sequence ATGGCGACGCTGCTCTCCGTCAACGTAGGTATGCCCAAGGACGTCTCGTGGCAGGGAAGGACTGTCCACACTGGAGCCTGGAAGGCCCCCGTCCAGGGCCCCCGCATGGTCCGGCGGCTGAACGTCGATGGAGACGGTCAAGGAGATCTGGCCGGGCACGGCGGCGAAATTCGAGCCGTCCTCGTCTATCAGCTGCAGTCCTACCGGTACTGGCAGAAGCAGCTTGGCCGCGACGACTTGACCTTCGGGATCTTCGGGGACAATTTCACCATCGACGGCCTGCCCGACGACGAAGTATGCATTGGCGACCGTTACTGCATCGGCGGAGCCGAATTCGAAGTCACCCAACCCCGCGTCACCTGCTACCGCGTCGGCATGCGTCTGGGCGAGCCCACCATGGCCTCCTTGCTGGTCGCCCACCACCGCCCCGGTTTCTACCTGCGCGTGATCACCGAGGGACGCGTCCAAGCCGGCGACGAGATCACCCTCAGCCGCAAAGGTCCCGAAGAACTCAGCGTTGCCGAGATCGACGCACTGCTCTACCTCCCCGGCCGCGACCCTGCGAAGCTGCGCAGAGCGCTGAATATCCCTGCCCTCAGCCCCGGATGGCAGCAGTCCTTCCGCGAACTCGCCGCCGCCCAGCAGCCCAAACAGGAACCGGGGTGGCCAAGCGAACGCGCCACCACCCAGCAGCCCAGAGAAGAGCCGGGATGGCCGGGTTTCAAGACCATGCGCGTCGCCCGCATCGTCTCCGAGACCCCCACCGTCTCGTCGATCTACCTCGACACCACCGACGGCGCACCCCTACCCGTGGCCCGCCCGGGCCAGTACCTCTCCATCCGCCTCGCCGTCGGCGATGCCGCCCCCGCAGTGCGCAGCTACTCCCTGTCCTCCGTGCCCACTGCCGGCACCTATCGCATCAGCGTCAAGCACGAGCCCCACGGGAAAGTCAGCAGCTACATTCATGCCACGCTGCACCCCGGGGACCTCGTGGACATCGCCAGCCCCCGCGGAACGTTCGTACTCGAAGAAAGCACCCGCGCGATCGTCCTCATCTCCGCAGGGATCGGCGCCACTCCCGTGCTCGCCATGCTCCACCGACTCGCCGCCACAAGAGACCCACGCCCTGTCTGGTGGATCCACACCACCCACGATCGCGCCCACCACGCGTTCGCCGACGAGACCCACACCCTCCTGGCGCAACTCCCCAACGCTCACGAGCACATCTACTACACCTCCGAAACCCCACCCCCTGACCAGCTCCACATCACCCAGGGCCGCCCGACCGCCCGATCACTCGCAGCCACGGATATCCCCACCGACGCCGACGCCTACCTCTGCGGACCACCGGCCTTCATGGACGACCTCGTCGGCTTCCTGCGTAATCACGGCCTGAGCCCCGAGCGGATCCACACGGAGCAGTTCAGCGCCCTCCCAGCCATCAACCCCGGCATCACGCCCACCGCCGCGATCCGGCCGCACCAACCACCCGGTCCCACGGGCACCGGCCCCCTCATCACCTTCGCCCGCAGCGGCGTCACCACCCCATGGTCACCGGTGCACGCGTCCTTCCTCGATCTCGCCGAAGCCTGCGACATCCCCACCCGTTGGTCCTGCCGCACCGGCGTCTGCCACACCTGCATCACCCACCTCGTGGCAGGCGACATCACCTACACCACCTCACCTCTCGAACTCCCCGAGCCCGGCACCATCCTCGTCTGCTGCAGCAAACCGACCACCGAAGTCGTCCTCGACCTCTAG
- a CDS encoding dihydrolipoyl dehydrogenase family protein, with amino-acid sequence MSEAQETQGNGTYDVIVLGAGPVGQNVADRARAARLSVAVVERELVGGECSYWACVPSKALLRPVIAVADANRVEGARQAVTRQLDTDRVFARRNRYVTDWDDSGQARWVKSIGADLFRGHGRIDGPRRVTVTRDDGSQRILSARHAVAIATGSRPVLPDIPGIDEARPWTNRHGTDSSTVPVRLAIIGGGGVGVEMATLWQGLGSQTTLLSRRRLLPRMEPFAGELIERSLTEAGADVRIGVQVTALRRPERTSPVTLTLDDGSELEADEVMLATGRTPATDDIGLDTVGLTPGSWLDVDTTCLVKGVDGNWLYALGDVNHRALLTHQGKYQARTAGDAIGARAAGRPMDDAAWGDHATTADQHAVPQVFFTDPEAAAVGLTAEQASDAGHRIKTVDLDFNTAQGANLYADDYQGHARLVVDLDREILLGVTFVGPGISELLHSATIAVVGEVPLKRLRHAIACFPTVSEIWLFLLAAYQRD; translated from the coding sequence ATGAGCGAAGCACAGGAAACCCAGGGAAACGGCACGTATGACGTGATCGTGCTGGGTGCCGGTCCGGTTGGCCAGAATGTTGCCGACCGCGCCCGCGCCGCCAGACTCTCCGTAGCCGTCGTGGAGCGCGAGCTCGTCGGCGGCGAATGCTCCTACTGGGCCTGCGTGCCCAGCAAGGCACTGCTGCGGCCGGTCATCGCGGTCGCCGACGCCAACCGTGTGGAGGGCGCCCGGCAGGCCGTGACCCGCCAGCTCGATACCGATCGGGTCTTCGCCCGCCGAAATCGCTACGTCACCGACTGGGACGACAGCGGCCAGGCTCGGTGGGTGAAATCCATTGGCGCCGACCTGTTCCGCGGCCACGGCAGGATCGACGGTCCCCGCCGCGTCACTGTCACCCGGGACGACGGGTCACAGCGCATCCTCAGCGCCCGGCACGCGGTGGCCATCGCCACCGGCAGCCGACCGGTGCTGCCCGATATTCCGGGCATCGACGAGGCCCGGCCCTGGACCAACCGGCACGGCACCGACTCCAGCACCGTGCCCGTGCGGCTCGCCATCATCGGGGGCGGTGGGGTCGGGGTGGAGATGGCCACACTCTGGCAGGGCCTCGGCTCCCAGACCACCCTTCTGTCCCGCCGCCGCCTGCTGCCCCGCATGGAACCCTTCGCGGGCGAGCTGATCGAACGCAGCCTCACCGAGGCCGGCGCGGACGTCCGAATCGGTGTGCAGGTGACGGCCCTGCGCCGCCCCGAACGCACCAGCCCCGTCACGCTCACCCTCGACGACGGCAGCGAACTGGAGGCCGACGAGGTCATGCTCGCCACCGGCCGGACCCCGGCCACCGACGACATCGGTCTGGACACGGTCGGTCTCACCCCGGGCTCCTGGCTGGACGTGGACACCACCTGTCTGGTCAAAGGCGTCGACGGCAACTGGCTTTACGCCCTCGGCGACGTCAACCACCGTGCCCTGCTCACCCACCAGGGCAAGTATCAGGCTCGGACCGCAGGCGATGCGATCGGTGCCCGCGCAGCCGGCCGCCCGATGGACGACGCTGCCTGGGGAGACCACGCCACCACCGCCGACCAGCACGCCGTACCCCAGGTCTTCTTCACCGATCCCGAAGCGGCAGCAGTGGGACTGACCGCCGAGCAGGCATCCGACGCCGGCCACCGGATCAAGACAGTCGACCTCGACTTCAACACCGCCCAAGGCGCCAACCTCTACGCCGACGACTACCAGGGCCACGCCCGGCTGGTCGTCGACCTCGACCGGGAAATCCTGCTCGGGGTCACGTTCGTCGGCCCCGGGATCAGCGAGCTCCTGCACTCGGCCACCATCGCGGTCGTCGGCGAGGTCCCGCTCAAGCGGCTCAGGCACGCGATCGCCTGCTTCCCGACCGTCAGCGAGATCTGGCTCTTCCTCCTCGCCGCCTACCAGCGCGACTGA
- a CDS encoding winged helix-turn-helix transcriptional regulator, with amino-acid sequence MTGRPCSLAAALQVVGDRWALPAIREVMLGNHRFRQIARNTGAPTDRLAARLKALVESGVLERRPLPDDARHSGYYLTEAGRDLAGITRELIGWGDRWAVTTPPVRLLHQDHELVTRTVCETCGEQVHAEDVHREEMIPGWDRSGPAQAP; translated from the coding sequence ATGACTGGACGTCCCTGCTCGCTCGCCGCCGCCCTGCAGGTCGTCGGCGACCGATGGGCCCTGCCGGCGATTCGCGAGGTGATGCTCGGCAACCACCGGTTCCGGCAGATCGCCAGGAACACCGGCGCCCCCACGGACCGCCTGGCGGCGCGCCTGAAGGCGCTGGTGGAGAGCGGTGTCCTCGAACGGCGCCCGCTGCCGGACGACGCACGCCACAGCGGCTACTACCTGACCGAGGCGGGACGCGACCTGGCGGGCATCACCCGCGAGCTCATCGGCTGGGGCGACCGCTGGGCCGTCACCACGCCGCCCGTTCGGCTCCTTCACCAGGACCACGAACTGGTTACCCGCACCGTCTGCGAGACCTGCGGTGAACAGGTCCACGCCGAGGACGTCCACCGGGAGGAGATGATCCCCGGCTGGGACCGCTCCGGTCCGGCGCAAGCCCCGTAG